From the genome of Phlebotomus papatasi isolate M1 chromosome 2, Ppap_2.1, whole genome shotgun sequence:
CTTCCTCGATGAGCGATCAGTGCTCTTCCGTGAGGAGAGCTGTGTTCTCGATGCGTCCATCGAGGAGGCCAGTGGTGCTCTGGGACGTGCCAAACGCAGTGGCAGCGATCCCAATCTCGATTCAGCCGAGAGTTTTGCCTCAGCACTCGATCAAGTGGCAGATTTACGGGAATTTGAAGAATTTACTGAAGTCTTTGCAGCCAGTGCTGATAAGTATCCCTTCTATCAGGCTGCTCTGCGTCATCTGGAGGACACTCCTGTTCCATGTCGCACCATCCGGACGGATTTGGTCAATTGCTCCACGGATTTGGAGTATCTAGCCAAGTTGCATTGCCTGCGATTGGCATTTCAGTTGCTGTTCAAGGATGAGGGCACCAGTCGATGGGTAGCAGATACCGGACGTCAGATACTGACAGATCTCATGTGCCTGGGTGACAAGGATCCCAAGGATTTCCTCGTAGGATATGAGGAAATGATGACTTTTCTCCAGGTAATAATATTCCCGCAATCCTTTCCTTTTACCTCAAACTGACAGCCTTCTTCCGGCTATTCCAGGATGAGAACAATTGGCCAGCAATAGAAAAAGAGCTGGAAGCTAGGAATGTCAAAGCAATGACCTTCTTTGACGTTGTGCTAgattttataattttggacGCTTTTAAAGACTTGGACTCTCCCCCCGGGAGTGTCATAGCTGTTGTCCAGAATCGTTTTCTCTCGAATGGCTTCAAGGAGACCGCCCTGACGACAGCTGTGTGGTCAGTACTGAAGGCCAAGAGGCGACTGCTTAAGTATCCAAATGGCTTTATGGcgcatttctatcaaatatctGAACAAATATCTCCCCTGATGGCATGGGGCTTCTTCGGACCCGATGACAATCTCAGGGAGGTCTGTCACTACTTCAGGGAGGAGACAATTGGCTTCCTGAAGGACATTTTTAGCTTTCAGAAGTGCAGATTCACGAGTGTCGAGGAGCTCTCTGACGACATTCTCAAGCATATGCGCCAACGGGTAGACAATATTGGGGTGAAGTTTAGTAATTAGTTTATTTTGTGGAGGAAGGACTTCACAAGAGGTGAATTGGACAAAAAATATGAGCTCCTTTTTATGATAAATTGACAATTTTAGcggaaaaaatgcatttttgaggttatgttaaatgGCGGGCGGAACCCAGCTGACCAAATAACAACCAACAGCTCTTTGTACAAGAATGTTAACAGCGTTGGTAACATTTTTGGGCCAGTGGAAAGTAGCACTTGGCCTAAAATTGTTACCAGCGCTAGCAAGTTTTTAAGGTACAGCACACGCAGCATAGCGGCGAATTTCGAAACTAAAACGTGTCTTCTTGAGGATGACAGCTGGATATTTTCCACCgcggaaaatgtataaaatttagttttttgtgGTGTGTTTGTGGAAAACTTTTCTTCTCAAGGtaagtttaactctttcgtctcctttgggactctgggtacccatggaaacaacaatttttttagactagggtagagtaagccatTTTCGCtaccttaaggttttgtacccttgtaattcttacaatttttgtcgaaataaaaagaaattttctgtacaagtgctttgaagcattgtctctctaatgaaccaggagactttccgggaatttttgggcatctagttgaaaaaatacatttcctgcaacaatgcatgtttcagtacttttcgccactttgtaaacactttttcgccactgtgtaagcactttttcgccacttgtttttaattgatttttaagaaacagcagctttcgaaaacccgcaaaagtacattgcacagtacttttcttatttaacacctatattagacaattattagagtatttcgaatgattttttgcacattttttgtttgcgacaaaaatcaattgacaattacgtctgtttcaactaaattccgcgaggtgcgccacttgtaaaatgcttggaaaaatgagtggcgaaaagtacttacacaaccgaaaaaagtaagccctatttcaccacatccgtatttctttatttttttggaaaacattattaaataattatattagagcgaagcttagttaataacaaagtgactttcagtgaaaaaaatatcaaatactgtactgcaaaaacataaaatattgataacataacaagtttattaagaactccatatttttttggtgactgttcaccttacggacaatttcttcaattaacttgcaaataatctagtcggtggagcaccagttatggttttctgatccgttggactagaggttacgaagtaatagtcatttcgtagttccatgagctcataattccctgaaagtgattttatttgtaggtggcgaaaaagtgcttactggcgaaaaagtactgactctaccctatctagaatcgataaaaatccgatttttcTGGAcaagtacaaactataaggatgtccaaatctaggatattttttgcaggatcctaattaactcctgagctaagatattcttggtcaaaaatcgtgaattttcgattttctgcttccttgcagatattgtgactttttttcgtatttctagaccagaataaggaaaaacctctcggggctaataagtatgataactaacaattacagattacataaattcgaaaaacaatttttacttaaattttcaaaaaacttgttcaaactttatgggtactctcgtccccaaaaatctagagatcaaatgtaaggttatcccacCAATGCCCGCcttttgctttttgacaccaatcttgtaagaaaattccaagagggagcaacatttttgccaatatggccgataattttgacatttggcagcgagggagattgctttcaaggaagtttttcctattcttccggattttggtgaattctgattgcccaggaagtgtcttttatgcttttgagaaagcttaatgtgtctacaataacatcgtgttgaaagaaatgtgttttaaagtgttatgtataaaatattataaggaATCTGTTTACAAGCAAGAGCTGGGTGtcgttttttttagcacttcctggacatcccacaagatactggtcaataattcaccttgttttagttatcaacatcgtacaggagtcctttgacactcacaaatagtttacaaaatcgataatattggctttgggaaaattgaagtttgtatcctttgcgttcttttggggacgagagtacccatgagttttccaatttcccagaggaggaaaaaattctttctcaacgaaagtatcatatttgaccactaagacttacaataaagtgagttttactgaaattcgttcgctggatatgttgtggtccggaaagagttaatcatttttttttgtgttttatctCTTACCTGATCATGGGGATAAATCAAGATTGTCGAAAACGGATTTGGGGAAGTACAACACAGAGGAAATTTCTTCTGATCATCCCAGAGACAAGAGACAAAAGGCGAGCGACAAGGCAAGATCAGACTTGAGAGAACGTGCAACAGTTCCTGCCTCATTAGTATTTATAAATATcttgtaattttcttcaattttcctttttttaataaaatgtaatcttactaaaaaaaatgttttattattacaaaaaaaaaacgattttgaaaaattattgttaacaaAGAGTAACACTGGTGTTAACAGAATGGTAACAACTCTGATAACAGAGTGTTAACAGCGGCAGCCAAAAAATTAGCTATTAGTTCCACAAGTGAACACCATGAACGCTGAACTGTAACATTTAGGAACAAAAAGTGAGATGTTTTTGTTAGGAGACCAACCAGCAGGACCGGATTTAGAATTTTGAAGCCCAATGCCCATTTGTGCGGGCCCCAAAAATCTGACGTTTTCCAACAGTGTCGCAGCTTTAACACTTTATATAAAATAACGTTTTAATTCGAACCGACTCGAACtttatcgaaaaaaaaagacagtacaATCCCTCGTTTTTTGCCTATGAATGACAGTTGTAGCTACAGAGTGGAAGACTCAGACATTTCcgcaaaaaaaatctgaaacgtttaaaattaaaacgtattTTCCAGTGGAAAAGGATCTCCATGTGAAGCCTCAAAAACGACAAAATTTTATCcatcctaaaaaaaaagttatactcGATAGATCGAAGAAGTACCTTGGCTTGCATGTTTAAgggacactggtaaaaataaaaggatcaaattgacccttttccaaaggatggatcatatttgactctttgaaagggtcaccaggtaccctttgaaatggtcacggttttgacatctatttaattccggaataaacgaataaaaaaacaatgaaaaagtgatctttggtgttcgctcagatgagagaaatatgatatcagtaataagtttacaataaaacatgattattcgtgataaatgtgcatactaaatttcaagtgatacaaaagtgaacctttcaaagggtcaaatacgatccatccttttgaaaagggtcaatttgacccttttatttttaccagtggaagTTGTAGAATATGGAAttcttttatgagaaaaattttccaatgcaCTAATTGATCAGcaaacaaaatgattgtgtATACCTGAGGGAGAATCTTACTTCCGCGATGACTAATTATTCGTTTTCACTGGGGTTTTTAGGCTGCAGCGTCAATAAGAATGCCAAGCTGAAAGCTTGCTAAAGCCACCAAGAAAAATTTTTCCTTGACGAAAGTTACGGGGAATTGATTGAAAATGGAATGGTGAAAgctctcttttcttttttttgtaataatttattttgtgaccatagtaaactttttaaatatgGAGGCCTCTAAAATGTGGGAGCCCGGTGCCTTGGCCTCAGGGAACCCATCTAAATTCGGCACTGCCAACCAGAGTTGTTAACTGAGTTGTTAGCCAGCTGTTTGCCAACTGTTAACACTTGGTCAGCCGGGGAATCGAATTTGCTCCCCGGAGAAGAGAATCGATGAAAAACATCGACGCGCACGATGACCCCGAAAACGTACGAAAGTTGACATCATCGGCTCTCCATGGAAAAACACACTCCTTTGGCATTGTaacctttttttttggggattttCGCGTTTTCATCGCTTTTCCCTGGGTTTTCAGTGTCCTGTGAATGTGGTAGGTTCTTGCAGGAGAGACTGTAAGTGAGTGTGAATCACTGTGTGACTCAAGGAAATGCCAAAGAGAAGGAGAGGTCGTGGTGGTAGGGCTTCCGGGCGGACAGCCAAAGTTCCGGAAGCCACTAAGAGCCCCCCAGAGGCAGAGGTAAGTGTAAAATgtagttaaataatttggatATATTGCATTGCACGATTGTATGTAGGAGGCAGAGATTGATTCTAAAGACAACTGCCAGTCAGAAGCTCCCGAAGTGGAGATTGTGGAAAAAACTGATGAAACTGTTGAAATAATGATGATTCCGGAATCTCCGTCCAATGATACCACGACAGACGTAACCGTGGTAAATGGGACAATAGGTGAGGAGGATGGTCTGAAGGATAATGTTGTGTCTGATGTGGAGAAATCTTCGTCGGAAGATGCAAAAATGGAGGTTGAGGGTGAAGATGGGAAGAAGGAGAGTTCAGAAATCAAGGCTGAAGTAGCAGAACAGCAGATATCTGATGAAATTTATGACTTTGAGGATGATATTCCTGCTTTTAGGCTGAGTTCGACGGAAACAAAAACCCTTCCTacgtttaaatttgaaaaatttggcagtaaatcgAGTGAGAGTGTGGAAAATTTGCAGGAGGctgtggaaaaaattaaaatagaaccGTGTGAGAGTGTGAAGGTGGAAGAGATGGAAACTGATGTTAGTTCATCGGTTCCGGATGCCGGATCAAATAATCAGGATACACAGGAAACGCCAGAAGTTACGCCGGAGGTCACACCGCCAACTTTAACTCCGAACATCCGACGATCCACCCGGATTAAGAGTATTTCCAAGACAAAACAGCGATCTCATGGACATGGTTTGGTGAGGGATAAAGAGAAATTTCTGCCCAAGACTCCTCCAGAGGAGCCCAAGACGCCAGTTAGGGCGAAATCCAGGTGGAAGAATTCGACAGAAACAGAGCAGAAGGTCAAGGATTCGCCAGTCGTGGAAAAAGTAGCCGAAGAGAAGCAGGAAAAAGGGGAGAAAGTGACTGAAGAAGTGCCGAAGGTGGAGGAAAAGAAGCCAGATGAGGAGGAAGAGAAAGCAAAGAAGCTGAATGAGGAACAGAGGAAGAAGCAGCTGGAGCAGAAATTGAAGCAATTCGCACCAATCCGGGACAATATCTATCAGTGCGAGAGGAATGTGAGCAAAGAGGCCAAGAAGATGCTCTGTGATTGCTTCCTTACGCCCGAAGATATGGACAGGGGCGAGTTGGGATGCGGTGAGGATTGTCTCAATCGTCTGCTGATGATTGAATGTGGCTCAAAGTGCGTTGTCGGTGATCGGTGTACCAATAGGCGCTTCCAGAAGTATCAGTATTCGCCATGTCGGGTCTTCAATACGGATAAAAAGGGTCTGGGCATCATGGCTACAGATACCATCCTGGCGGGAGATTTTGTAATGGAGTACGTTGGCGAGGTACTAAATTCGCAGCAATTCGAAGAACGAGCCGCCAATTATTCCAAAGACAAAAATATCCATTACTACTTCATGGCCTTGAGGAGTGATGCAGTAATCGATGCCACGATCAAAGGCAACATCTCCCGGTTCATCAATCACTCCTGCGATCCAAATGCCGAAACCCAGAAATGGACAGTTAATGGAGAATTGCGAATTGGATTCTTTGCCACGAGGACAATTGCTCCAGGAGAAGAGATAACCTTCGATTATCAGTATCAGAGATACGGAAAGGAGGCACAGAAGTGTTTCTGTGAGGCAGAAAATTGTCGAGGATGGATTGGTGAGGAGCCCGATTCGACAGAAGACGAAGAAGAAGACGAAGAAGAAGATGCTGATGATGAGGAAAGTGAAGCAGAAGAAACTCCCGAAGATCAAACGACAGAAAAGGTTCCAGAAACTGAAGAAGAAACCAAAACGCCCACTAAACCAACCCGTAAAGAACCCAAACCACGTACTCCAGCCACCAAGAAGACACCAACTCGACGCAGAAGGGCACTTCAGAAGAAACGTCCGGAAATCCTCGAAGATCCCGATCTCGACGATGAAATTGATTTACTGACAGTTACAGGACTGAAGAATCAGGCTCACACTCTCAAACTCAGTCGTTTGATGGTGAGAGCAAAGATTCAGGGTGCCAGGAGGAGACTACTGAGTCTCCTGCGTCGTGGAGAATTGCCCTGTAGGCGTCTCTTTCTCGATTACCATGGCCTAAGGC
Proteins encoded in this window:
- the LOC129800258 gene encoding probable histone-lysine N-methyltransferase CG1716, with protein sequence MPGQSMLPFKITTQRVVIVSVTAGIALLGILARYLKRRRTIRPPRRARKLPGGRRTRNSMRSPNDAVSVAGSKASARSVSPGGSVLAFSDRLSLASGSLGAGVLGASTPLTSQQLGVLGMEALENVITHWEDALAAHCTAAGVLVVGTSEESEFCLEIQNLLDAAYNLQDQSELLFLDERSVLFREESCVLDASIEEASGALGRAKRSGSDPNLDSAESFASALDQVADLREFEEFTEVFAASADKYPFYQAALRHLEDTPVPCRTIRTDLVNCSTDLEYLAKLHCLRLAFQLLFKDEGTSRWVADTGRQILTDLMCLGDKDPKDFLVGYEEMMTFLQDENNWPAIEKELEARNVKAMTFFDVVLDFIILDAFKDLDSPPGSVIAVVQNRFLSNGFKETALTTAVWSVLKAKRRLLKYPNGFMAHFYQISEQISPLMAWGFFGPDDNLREVCHYFREETIGFLKDIFSFQKCRFTSVEELSDDILKHMRQRVDNIGVKFSNYVLLKEMPKRRRGRGGRASGRTAKVPEATKSPPEAEEAEIDSKDNCQSEAPEVEIVEKTDETVEIMMIPESPSNDTTTDVTVVNGTIGEEDGLKDNVVSDVEKSSSEDAKMEVEGEDGKKESSEIKAEVAEQQISDEIYDFEDDIPAFRLSSTETKTLPTFKFEKFGSKSSESVENLQEAVEKIKIEPCESVKVEEMETDVSSSVPDAGSNNQDTQETPEVTPEVTPPTLTPNIRRSTRIKSISKTKQRSHGHGLVRDKEKFLPKTPPEEPKTPVRAKSRWKNSTETEQKVKDSPVVEKVAEEKQEKGEKVTEEVPKVEEKKPDEEEEKAKKLNEEQRKKQLEQKLKQFAPIRDNIYQCERNVSKEAKKMLCDCFLTPEDMDRGELGCGEDCLNRLLMIECGSKCVVGDRCTNRRFQKYQYSPCRVFNTDKKGLGIMATDTILAGDFVMEYVGEVLNSQQFEERAANYSKDKNIHYYFMALRSDAVIDATIKGNISRFINHSCDPNAETQKWTVNGELRIGFFATRTIAPGEEITFDYQYQRYGKEAQKCFCEAENCRGWIGEEPDSTEDEEEDEEEDADDEESEAEETPEDQTTEKVPETEEETKTPTKPTRKEPKPRTPATKKTPTRRRRALQKKRPEILEDPDLDDEIDLLTVTGLKNQAHTLKLSRLMVRAKIQGARRRLLSLLRRGELPCRRLFLDYHGLRLLSGWMADGAATECASFRLELLETLKTLPIPNKTILKDTGVMGTVEKWMGTADATSSVDNSPSDKSTESPPSENTSAVQTPQDTPKQQSQGQASTPSASVTSSQETCSQEKVKTEGTATVPETVPSEDIEALNGTIKDLGKNLLEKWLSLPEVFRIPKKERIEQMKEHEREADLKYMALGLHIEDEARAEESRNQARYKNAKEEPRKFATAEVKRERAEDHFMSKAQRRRLFAMQAAEQMAVRRRMDEWAHHEFRCTYFALDPYATPSEDIPSWVDPETGQWYAYDLTEVETPKSYAHIPAPARPTAINIEDYDLPQLDLPEGWEYALDPKGQIYYYHRKIRICQWETPIRILPLGEQQEAARLTNMTELPDATDGGDSSTTDTCDSEEEALEKKIARIKALQKIGIAPSVIAKLHLCDPESEDEPEKVDGEEKTGDAGRTRCRTRLAEYREISPRREEDKLYSQMEMKRYRETKEKLRRRKEALKRRKLAIASSGGDSSVSEVVNLDGEDRDTEEAKKTEDAGAVCDSTSDLLIEKIVLGNSRVDELDEPLRHADSVQLKIKQKLLRKKRHMKHKSKSHKKMKTDDATSDPQDAGAQARRIKDLFRTNIAGVIVQHLNPYRKETCTLGRITNNEDFKHLARKLTHFVMVKELKHCNNVTDLTVTESVKLKSREFIRKYMAKFGETYVKPENEPEYKD